One region of Skermanella mucosa genomic DNA includes:
- a CDS encoding ABC transporter substrate-binding protein, giving the protein MALLDRNVLSKSVSRAGAALVVALGLSAAPFDAEAAGKIRIAFGDIASVEALGFLTAIERAKERGVDIDITYLKSEDIAAQAVVGGQADIGVGTPYALLQKVRAPIRIFYQMSTLRFYPVVNTEFHQDWKDLNGQEIAVHSRGSGTEAIMNLLAKKNDIRYGQVSYVPGSEVRTGALLQGNVKATIVDSAGWRLLQAQAPGKFKVLPVEGIDASDEALYANTNFLERERESVNILTEELLNTFREIDAKPAIVTEFRQKYNLLPDLPAEVVADLEPYYKDAADVGLFPANGGGEDAARDDFEFYSVAGQLQGDPASLKVADFWTLEPLDQALQKVGRR; this is encoded by the coding sequence ATGGCTTTGTTAGATCGGAACGTCCTGTCCAAGTCAGTGTCGCGCGCCGGGGCGGCGCTCGTCGTGGCCCTCGGCCTGTCGGCCGCGCCGTTCGACGCCGAGGCGGCCGGCAAGATCCGAATCGCTTTCGGCGACATCGCGTCGGTCGAAGCCCTGGGCTTCCTGACCGCGATCGAGCGGGCCAAGGAGCGCGGCGTCGATATCGACATCACATACCTTAAGTCCGAGGATATCGCCGCCCAGGCCGTGGTCGGCGGGCAGGCGGACATCGGCGTCGGCACGCCCTACGCGCTTCTCCAGAAAGTCCGCGCCCCGATCCGGATCTTCTACCAGATGAGCACGCTGCGCTTCTATCCCGTGGTCAACACGGAGTTCCACCAGGACTGGAAGGATCTGAACGGGCAGGAGATCGCGGTTCACTCCCGCGGCTCGGGCACCGAGGCGATCATGAACCTGCTGGCCAAGAAGAACGACATCCGTTACGGCCAGGTCAGCTACGTTCCGGGCTCGGAGGTCCGTACCGGAGCGCTTCTCCAGGGCAACGTCAAGGCGACCATCGTCGATTCCGCCGGCTGGCGCCTGCTCCAGGCACAGGCTCCCGGCAAGTTCAAGGTGCTGCCGGTGGAGGGCATCGACGCCAGCGACGAGGCGCTCTACGCCAACACCAATTTCCTGGAGCGCGAGCGGGAATCGGTCAACATCCTGACCGAGGAACTGCTGAACACCTTCCGGGAAATCGACGCCAAGCCCGCCATCGTCACCGAGTTCCGCCAGAAATACAACCTGCTTCCCGACCTGCCGGCCGAAGTCGTCGCAGACTTGGAGCCCTACTACAAGGATGCCGCGGATGTCGGCCTGTTCCCGGCCAATGGCGGCGGGGAGGACGCGGCCCGCGACGACTTCGAGTTCTACAGCGTCGCCGGACAGCTGCAGGGCGATCCGGCGAGCCTGAAGGTGGCCGATTTCTGGACGCTGGAGCCCCTGGACCAGGCTCTTCAGAAGGTCGGCCGGCGCTGA
- a CDS encoding ABC transporter ATP-binding protein, with product MSGLVLEGISKRFGGVAAVDHVDLAVPNGTFVCMLGPSGCGKTTLLRTIAGLEEPTSGRILIDGKDMTRVPAHRRDFGMVFQSLALFPHLNVGENVAYPLRIRGVGRAEQEARVEELLALVDLRGYAGRPVSQLSGGQRQRVAIARALALSPKLFLLDEPLSALDAKLREAMQVELRKLQQRLGITTIVVTHDQREAMTMADLVVVMGQGRIQQAASPVEIYRRPVNSFVADFIGSTNLIMVRAGGQGVEAPGGTIPGVSLAPGQAEATLSVRPEDIHLVPAGEAPLTGRISFIRDLGASIETFVDADGTQIVAVASPRERAHFQVGDTVGLRLDPETCRVLAS from the coding sequence ATGTCCGGCCTGGTACTTGAGGGCATATCCAAGCGGTTCGGCGGCGTCGCCGCCGTCGACCATGTCGACCTCGCCGTTCCGAACGGAACCTTCGTCTGCATGCTGGGGCCGTCCGGTTGCGGCAAGACGACCCTGCTGCGGACCATCGCCGGGCTGGAGGAGCCGACCTCCGGCCGGATCCTGATCGACGGCAAGGACATGACACGGGTGCCGGCGCATCGGCGCGACTTCGGCATGGTGTTCCAATCGCTGGCCCTGTTCCCGCACCTGAACGTCGGCGAGAATGTCGCCTACCCCCTGCGCATCCGAGGCGTCGGCCGGGCCGAGCAGGAGGCGCGCGTGGAGGAACTGCTGGCCCTGGTCGACCTGCGCGGCTATGCCGGCCGGCCGGTATCGCAGCTCTCCGGCGGACAGCGCCAGCGCGTCGCCATCGCCCGCGCTCTGGCTCTGTCACCCAAGCTGTTCCTGCTCGACGAGCCGCTGTCCGCGCTGGACGCCAAGCTGCGCGAGGCCATGCAGGTGGAGCTTCGCAAGCTCCAGCAGCGCCTGGGCATCACGACGATCGTCGTGACCCACGACCAGCGGGAGGCGATGACCATGGCCGACCTGGTCGTCGTGATGGGTCAAGGGCGCATCCAGCAGGCGGCATCGCCGGTCGAGATCTATCGGCGTCCGGTCAACAGCTTCGTCGCCGACTTCATCGGCTCCACCAACCTGATCATGGTCCGTGCGGGCGGGCAGGGCGTCGAGGCTCCCGGCGGCACCATCCCCGGCGTCAGCCTGGCGCCGGGCCAGGCGGAGGCGACGCTGTCGGTCCGGCCGGAGGACATCCACCTCGTCCCGGCCGGCGAGGCTCCGCTGACCGGCCGGATCAGCTTCATCCGGGACCTGGGCGCCAGCATCGAGACCTTCGTCGATGCTGATGGCACCCAGATCGTCGCGGTCGCCTCCCCGCGCGAGCGGGCGCATTTCCAGGTCGGCGATACCGTCGGATTGAGGCTCGATCCCGAAACCTGCCGGGTTCTTGCGTCGTGA
- a CDS encoding ABC transporter permease has translation MSQLLVHNAGPPIGPATAFARWAASRDHSLFWRLLSLALFCGIWEVAGQIPVNYALPPFSQTFMAFVGMVLDGSLISAYATTLQPLVIGIVISAVIGVGIGILMGLKPMAEWLAAPVFIVMQAAPMAALIPLITFVYGIGMTSKVLSVCVLALPVIVLNCYKAVRNVNPSLVAMCRSFQGTRWQQVVKIVIPDASPLIFAGLRLGISAGFIGIVLAELLITPTGIGDLITYHRSVANYAEMYATITSIIVFSAVTVGGLQRLEVSLFRPEKREIA, from the coding sequence ATGTCGCAGCTTCTCGTCCATAACGCCGGTCCGCCGATCGGGCCGGCAACCGCCTTCGCCCGCTGGGCCGCCTCCCGTGACCATAGCCTGTTCTGGCGGCTGCTCTCCCTCGCGCTGTTCTGCGGCATCTGGGAGGTGGCGGGGCAGATCCCGGTCAACTATGCGCTGCCGCCTTTCTCCCAGACATTCATGGCGTTCGTCGGGATGGTGCTGGACGGCAGCCTGATCTCGGCATACGCAACCACGCTCCAGCCCCTGGTGATAGGCATCGTCATCTCCGCCGTCATCGGCGTCGGCATCGGCATCCTGATGGGGCTGAAGCCGATGGCGGAGTGGCTGGCCGCGCCCGTCTTCATCGTGATGCAGGCTGCCCCCATGGCGGCGCTGATCCCGCTGATCACGTTCGTCTACGGCATCGGCATGACCTCCAAGGTGCTGTCGGTCTGCGTCCTGGCGCTGCCGGTGATCGTGCTCAACTGCTACAAGGCGGTCCGCAACGTCAATCCGTCCCTGGTCGCCATGTGCCGCTCCTTCCAGGGCACCCGCTGGCAGCAGGTCGTGAAGATCGTCATTCCCGACGCCAGCCCGCTGATCTTCGCCGGCCTCCGCCTGGGCATCTCGGCCGGCTTCATCGGCATCGTCCTGGCGGAACTGCTGATCACGCCGACCGGTATCGGCGACCTGATCACCTACCATCGCTCGGTCGCCAATTATGCCGAGATGTACGCGACCATCACCTCCATCATCGTTTTCTCCGCGGTCACGGTCGGGGGCTTGCAGCGCCTCGAAGTGTCCCTGTTCCGCCCCGAGAAGAGGGAGATCGCCTGA
- a CDS encoding FadR/GntR family transcriptional regulator: MTTNGVDPQGTLTQLRAFLAQAPLTVDSRLPPERELCRQLGVSRGELRKALATLEAEGQLWRHVGKGTFIGSRPTESLADLSVTTSRTNPAEVMQTRLLIEPEIARMAALNATAADIAEMRACMARSRTAASWRQYESWDNRLHRSIAEATRNTLLLTIFDTLNAVRRAVAWGRLRANRTQPDPKHHSFTEHEEIVAAIADRDMEQAAQAMRRHLQTVERKLLNQHQ, from the coding sequence ATGACGACCAACGGTGTCGACCCACAAGGCACGCTGACCCAACTCCGGGCATTCCTGGCACAGGCCCCGCTGACGGTGGACAGCCGCCTGCCGCCGGAACGCGAACTCTGCCGGCAACTCGGCGTCAGCCGAGGCGAGTTGCGGAAGGCCCTGGCGACGCTGGAGGCGGAGGGGCAGTTGTGGCGCCATGTCGGCAAGGGCACCTTCATCGGCAGCCGGCCGACGGAAAGCCTCGCCGATCTGTCCGTCACGACCAGCCGGACCAATCCGGCCGAAGTCATGCAGACTCGGCTGCTGATCGAGCCGGAGATCGCGCGGATGGCGGCGCTCAATGCCACGGCAGCCGACATCGCGGAAATGCGGGCCTGCATGGCGCGGTCGCGGACGGCAGCCTCCTGGCGCCAGTACGAGAGCTGGGACAACCGCCTTCACCGGTCAATCGCCGAGGCCACGCGGAACACGCTCCTGCTGACCATCTTCGATACGCTCAACGCGGTCAGGCGGGCGGTGGCCTGGGGCCGACTCCGCGCCAACAGGACGCAGCCCGATCCAAAGCACCACAGTTTCACCGAGCATGAGGAGATCGTCGCCGCCATCGCGGACCGGGACATGGAGCAGGCGGCGCAGGCGATGCGCCGCCATCTTCAGACGGTAGAACGCAAGCTTCTGAACCAGCATCAGTAG
- a CDS encoding ABC transporter permease encodes MTLFGYRVPMMSSLLVWCLLWELVGRLDLMFLIPPFTAVLAAMVELVQSPQFQSATVVTLRSFVAGMVLAIVVGVALGVLMGRFRAADRLLGMWVNLFVSAPLSALVPILMILFGLGDATIVATVFLFAVWIIALDTQAGVKHISGSLVEMSRSFGAKPRDVYLKILLWAALPEILAGIRLGMIRGVKGVVIGQLLVSIIGYGELFELYSRNFLMERFWALTILVFAFAILVSELVGTIEKRIEYYAGVRQ; translated from the coding sequence ATGACCCTGTTCGGTTACCGCGTGCCCATGATGTCCTCGCTGCTGGTCTGGTGCCTGCTGTGGGAGCTGGTCGGCCGCCTGGACCTGATGTTCCTGATCCCGCCGTTCACGGCGGTCCTGGCTGCCATGGTGGAGCTGGTGCAGTCGCCGCAGTTCCAGTCGGCCACGGTGGTGACGCTCCGCAGCTTCGTTGCCGGCATGGTGCTGGCGATCGTGGTGGGCGTGGCGCTGGGCGTGCTGATGGGCCGGTTCCGCGCCGCCGACCGCCTGCTCGGCATGTGGGTGAACCTGTTCGTCAGCGCCCCGCTGTCGGCGCTGGTGCCGATCCTGATGATCCTGTTCGGCCTGGGCGACGCCACCATCGTCGCGACGGTCTTCCTGTTCGCGGTCTGGATCATCGCGCTGGACACCCAGGCCGGGGTGAAGCACATCTCCGGCTCGCTGGTGGAGATGAGCCGGTCGTTCGGCGCCAAGCCGCGCGACGTCTACCTGAAAATCCTGCTGTGGGCGGCCTTGCCGGAGATACTCGCCGGCATCCGCCTGGGCATGATCCGCGGCGTGAAGGGAGTGGTGATCGGCCAGCTTCTGGTCTCGATCATCGGCTATGGTGAGCTGTTCGAACTGTACTCCCGCAATTTCCTGATGGAGCGGTTCTGGGCGCTGACCATCCTTGTTTTCGCTTTCGCCATCCTGGTGTCCGAACTGGTCGGCACCATCGAAAAACGCATCGAATACTACGCTGGAGTCCGTCAATGA
- a CDS encoding aminotransferase, translating to MTRVNPLVHETASPPIPEAQGWAKRYDGGRGPLVDLAQAVPGYPPHPDILEALTSAAASPLLAGYGAILGDQDLRTAYAGHVCGIFGAPIRPSEIAITSGCNQAFFVAALALAKAGEAIVLPSPWYFNHKMTLDMLGIEARAVPASAEDGFVPDPARIAAAIDERVRAVVLISPNNPTGAVYPPETLRAIHRICRDRGVALILDETYRDFLADAGTRPHDLFRQPGWQDTLVELYSFSKSFCIPGHRLGAVVAGEAFLAEFAKVMDCVQICAPRVGQHALAATLEPMAAWREENRREIIGRAAAFRASAARLDGWRLDAIGAYFAFLRHPFDAPAAAVAERLAEERGVLCLPGSYFGPGNESHLRIAFANADRAAIEGLPDRFLNLTIG from the coding sequence GTGACACGCGTCAACCCTCTCGTTCACGAAACCGCCAGTCCGCCGATACCCGAAGCCCAGGGCTGGGCCAAACGCTATGACGGCGGTCGCGGCCCTCTGGTTGATCTGGCGCAGGCCGTTCCCGGCTACCCGCCCCACCCCGACATCCTCGAAGCCCTGACGAGCGCCGCCGCGTCGCCGCTGCTGGCCGGCTATGGCGCCATCCTCGGCGACCAGGACCTGCGGACGGCCTATGCCGGCCATGTGTGCGGGATCTTCGGCGCGCCGATCCGGCCGTCCGAGATCGCGATCACGTCGGGATGCAACCAGGCCTTCTTCGTCGCGGCGCTGGCGCTGGCGAAGGCCGGCGAGGCGATCGTCCTGCCGAGCCCCTGGTACTTCAATCACAAGATGACGCTGGACATGCTCGGGATCGAGGCCCGGGCTGTGCCCGCATCGGCGGAGGACGGGTTCGTGCCGGACCCGGCGCGGATCGCCGCCGCCATCGACGAGCGCGTCCGCGCCGTCGTCCTGATCAGTCCCAACAATCCGACCGGCGCCGTCTACCCGCCGGAAACGCTGCGGGCGATCCATCGCATCTGCCGCGACCGGGGCGTGGCGCTGATCCTGGACGAGACCTACCGGGACTTCCTGGCCGATGCCGGGACGCGACCCCACGACCTGTTCCGGCAGCCTGGTTGGCAGGACACGCTGGTCGAGCTCTACAGCTTCTCGAAATCATTCTGCATCCCCGGCCACCGGCTCGGCGCCGTGGTCGCCGGCGAGGCGTTCCTCGCGGAGTTCGCCAAGGTGATGGACTGCGTCCAGATCTGCGCGCCGCGGGTGGGCCAGCACGCGCTGGCGGCCACGCTGGAGCCGATGGCCGCCTGGCGGGAGGAGAACCGGCGGGAGATCATCGGGCGGGCCGCGGCTTTCCGGGCTTCGGCGGCTCGGTTGGACGGCTGGCGACTGGACGCGATCGGCGCCTATTTCGCCTTTCTCCGCCATCCCTTCGACGCGCCGGCCGCCGCCGTCGCCGAGCGGCTCGCGGAGGAGCGCGGCGTCCTGTGCCTGCCCGGCAGCTATTTCGGTCCGGGCAACGAAAGCCATCTCCGCATCGCCTTCGCCAACGCGGATCGGGCGGCCATCGAAGGACTGCCCGACCGGTTCCTGAACCTGACGATAGGATAG
- a CDS encoding ABC transporter ATP-binding protein — MQAAMPRIHEMPVPAKADNIVEVRGLSKFYGTFEALKEIDLDFPRGELISLLGPSGCGKTTLLKMIAGLIEPTKGEVLVKGRPVTGPGPERAFVFQDFALMPWATVIRNVAFGLELRGMPKPQRQEIARRYIAEVGLAGFEERYPHELSGGMRQRVGLARALSVDADVLLMDEPFSAVDEQTRRKFQEDLLSLRRVQRKTFIFVTHSIEEAVYVSDRIILLSRGPGRVSRIIRPDIPRDGTPDEIRRDRRYLDTVEDIWDGLKQFVE, encoded by the coding sequence ATGCAGGCCGCCATGCCCCGCATCCACGAAATGCCCGTCCCGGCCAAGGCCGACAACATCGTCGAGGTCCGCGGCCTGTCGAAGTTCTACGGCACCTTCGAGGCGCTGAAGGAGATCGACCTGGACTTTCCCCGCGGCGAGCTGATTTCGCTGCTCGGCCCCAGCGGGTGCGGCAAGACCACCCTGCTGAAGATGATCGCCGGCCTGATCGAGCCGACCAAGGGCGAGGTCCTGGTCAAGGGTCGCCCGGTCACGGGTCCGGGGCCGGAGCGCGCGTTCGTCTTCCAGGACTTCGCGCTGATGCCCTGGGCGACGGTCATCCGCAACGTCGCCTTCGGGCTGGAGCTCCGGGGCATGCCGAAGCCCCAGCGCCAAGAGATCGCCCGGCGCTACATCGCCGAGGTCGGTCTGGCCGGCTTCGAGGAACGCTACCCGCACGAGCTGTCCGGCGGCATGCGCCAGCGGGTGGGCCTGGCCCGCGCGCTCTCGGTCGATGCCGACGTGCTGCTGATGGACGAGCCGTTCTCGGCGGTGGACGAGCAGACCCGCCGCAAGTTCCAGGAGGACCTGCTGAGCCTGCGCCGGGTCCAGCGCAAGACCTTCATCTTCGTGACCCACAGCATCGAGGAGGCGGTCTATGTCTCCGACCGAATCATCCTGCTGTCGCGCGGGCCCGGCCGGGTATCCCGCATCATCAGGCCCGATATCCCGCGGGACGGCACTCCCGACGAGATCCGCCGCGACCGGCGCTACCTGGATACCGTCGAGGACATCTGGGACGGCCTGAAGCAGTTCGTCGAGTGA
- a CDS encoding DUF4383 domain-containing protein — translation MSTRYFSLVLGIVFLLVGVAGFIPGLMHMPEQAADVEVTENFGRLFGLFPVNILHNIVHIIFGIWGIAAYRNYGGARVYSRAVAVIYAVLAVMGFIPGLNTTFGLIPLYGNDIWLHAVIAIAAAYFGFMVKDTEVGHSTTTTTTHRI, via the coding sequence ATGAGCACACGCTACTTCTCACTTGTCCTGGGAATCGTATTCCTTCTGGTCGGCGTCGCCGGCTTCATTCCCGGACTGATGCACATGCCTGAACAGGCTGCCGACGTGGAAGTGACCGAGAACTTCGGTCGTCTGTTCGGCCTGTTCCCGGTCAATATCCTGCACAACATTGTTCACATCATCTTCGGCATCTGGGGTATCGCCGCGTACCGGAACTATGGGGGCGCGCGCGTCTATTCCCGGGCAGTCGCCGTGATCTATGCCGTCCTGGCGGTCATGGGCTTCATTCCGGGACTGAACACCACCTTCGGCCTGATCCCGCTTTACGGTAATGACATCTGGCTGCATGCCGTGATCGCCATTGCCGCCGCGTATTTCGGATTCATGGTCAAGGACACCGAGGTGGGCCACAGCACCACGACGACGACCACGCACCGGATCTAA
- a CDS encoding ABC transporter substrate-binding protein: MTEFNKFGITRRSVLAGAAAGAALLAMPSILRAADRSLKVGVYGGYFQESFDEHIFPDFTSATGIEVESISEPTGEAWLVQLSQAARAGQAPADVSMMSQVAMLKGQAIDLWAPLDPAKLTNLGNLLPQFVNKYPDGRIAGVGAVAWYITLVTNTDVFPEAPESWAALWDPANRDRLGLLALVSNSFLLEVTAKTFFGGPAKLDTEDGILEVMDKLAEVKPNVRLWYRDEAQFEQALKSGEIPMGQYYHDVTGLAAADGNPVRSTFPKEGGILDSGCWAVSAASKKTAEAHEFINYMSQPQIQAKLSRNVGTAPTVARSLTDLTDQEFAAVSSDIEPIIPRYDLYQTKSDWLNQKWTELIVAG, encoded by the coding sequence ATGACCGAGTTCAACAAGTTCGGGATCACCCGGCGCAGCGTCCTGGCGGGGGCCGCGGCTGGCGCCGCCCTGCTCGCCATGCCCTCCATCCTGCGGGCGGCCGACCGTTCGCTGAAGGTCGGCGTCTATGGCGGGTACTTCCAGGAATCCTTCGACGAGCATATCTTCCCGGATTTCACCAGCGCCACCGGGATCGAAGTGGAGTCCATCTCGGAGCCGACGGGAGAGGCCTGGCTGGTCCAGCTGTCCCAGGCCGCCCGCGCCGGCCAGGCGCCGGCCGACGTGTCGATGATGTCCCAGGTCGCCATGCTGAAGGGGCAGGCCATCGACCTGTGGGCTCCGCTCGACCCCGCCAAGCTTACCAACCTGGGCAACCTGCTGCCGCAGTTCGTCAACAAGTACCCCGACGGGCGGATCGCCGGCGTGGGTGCGGTCGCCTGGTACATCACGCTGGTGACCAACACCGACGTCTTCCCGGAGGCGCCGGAATCCTGGGCCGCGCTGTGGGATCCCGCCAACCGGGACCGGCTGGGCCTGCTGGCGCTGGTCTCCAACTCCTTCCTGCTCGAAGTGACCGCCAAGACCTTCTTCGGCGGCCCCGCCAAGCTCGACACCGAGGATGGCATCCTGGAGGTCATGGACAAGCTGGCGGAGGTCAAGCCGAACGTCCGGCTGTGGTACCGGGACGAGGCGCAATTCGAGCAGGCGCTGAAGTCGGGCGAGATCCCCATGGGCCAGTACTACCACGACGTGACCGGCCTCGCCGCTGCCGACGGCAACCCCGTCCGCTCCACTTTCCCGAAGGAGGGCGGTATCCTGGATTCCGGCTGCTGGGCGGTGTCGGCGGCCTCCAAGAAGACCGCTGAGGCCCACGAATTCATCAACTACATGAGCCAGCCGCAGATCCAGGCGAAGCTGTCGCGCAATGTCGGGACGGCGCCGACCGTCGCCCGCAGCCTGACCGACCTGACGGACCAGGAGTTCGCGGCGGTATCCAGCGACATCGAGCCGATCATCCCGCGTTACGACCTCTACCAGACCAAGTCCGACTGGCTGAACCAGAAATGGACCGAGCTGATCGTCGCCGGCTGA
- a CDS encoding Rpn family recombination-promoting nuclease/putative transposase, translated as MTRGSSHHDHIIKTLLGRPATAATFLRERLPPEIVALMTPELPVLLPGSFIDSDQRDSHTDLLYRIGLRTGRSALAQVLIEHDGRRRPTSAVLSKLLRYIALTGEDHIASGGKPPLPPVIPLVICHGTKPWAEPPDYSGLYDVGPELAPFVPKFAYTVFDMRTTVDEDLSRDPFLRFGLAVIKLARGTRAFRSRLLALASDEVYRDDRIVQLFIYMINVYTDLDRPTLDMLTAPLSKEERDEVATMAQRLYADGKADGRVEGKAEGKAEGRAELLLDILEYRFGPIPNEVRMRIACADPGSITSMVRRAMEAKTLDQALNPQKG; from the coding sequence ATGACACGCGGCAGCTCACACCACGACCATATCATCAAGACCCTGCTCGGACGTCCGGCGACCGCCGCGACCTTCCTGCGCGAACGGCTGCCGCCCGAGATCGTGGCGCTGATGACGCCGGAGTTGCCCGTGCTGCTGCCCGGCTCCTTCATCGATTCCGACCAGCGCGACAGCCACACGGACCTCCTTTACCGAATCGGCCTGCGAACCGGGAGAAGCGCGCTTGCCCAGGTCCTGATCGAACATGACGGCCGCAGACGCCCGACATCCGCCGTACTGTCCAAGCTTCTGCGCTACATCGCGTTGACCGGAGAAGACCATATCGCCAGCGGCGGGAAACCTCCGTTGCCTCCGGTCATTCCGCTGGTGATCTGTCATGGCACAAAGCCATGGGCGGAGCCACCGGACTATTCGGGCCTGTACGATGTCGGTCCGGAACTGGCACCGTTCGTGCCGAAATTCGCTTATACCGTCTTCGACATGCGCACGACGGTGGACGAGGATCTGTCGCGTGATCCCTTCCTGCGCTTCGGTTTGGCAGTCATCAAGCTGGCGCGCGGAACACGGGCATTTCGAAGTCGGCTGCTTGCCCTGGCCTCCGACGAAGTCTACCGGGATGACAGGATCGTCCAGCTTTTTATCTACATGATCAATGTCTATACTGACCTGGATCGGCCGACCCTCGACATGCTGACGGCCCCCTTGTCGAAAGAGGAGCGCGACGAAGTGGCGACGATGGCTCAAAGATTGTACGCGGACGGCAAAGCCGATGGCCGGGTGGAAGGCAAGGCGGAGGGCAAGGCGGAGGGCAGGGCCGAGTTGCTGCTCGACATTCTCGAATACCGCTTCGGCCCTATCCCCAACGAAGTACGGATGCGCATAGCCTGCGCGGATCCCGGTTCGATCACCTCGATGGTTCGCCGGGCCATGGAGGCCAAAACCTTGGATCAGGCGCTGAACCCGCAAAAAGGCTGA
- a CDS encoding fumarylacetoacetate hydrolase family protein: MSANSNGRWAFEPAAIPSLPIRGSDARFPVHRIYCIGRNFAAHAIEMGHDPNREPPFFFQKNPDNLVTDGKFPYPDRSDDVHFEIEMVVALSKGGKNIPIDQALDHVFGYGVGLDMTRRDLQGEAKKLGRPWEIGKAFEASAPCSEIIPVTEIGHPSQGRVWMKCDGEQRQEGDLNQMIWKVPEMISYLSDYFTLAAGDVIFTGTPAGVGGVKRGNVLVGGVDGVTELNVTVV; this comes from the coding sequence ATGAGTGCCAATAGCAACGGCCGCTGGGCCTTCGAACCCGCCGCCATCCCCAGCCTGCCGATCCGCGGCTCCGACGCGCGCTTTCCGGTCCATCGCATCTACTGCATCGGCCGCAACTTCGCCGCCCACGCGATCGAGATGGGGCACGATCCCAACCGCGAGCCGCCGTTCTTCTTCCAGAAGAACCCGGACAACCTGGTCACCGACGGCAAGTTCCCGTACCCGGACCGGTCGGACGACGTGCATTTCGAGATCGAGATGGTGGTGGCACTGTCCAAGGGCGGCAAGAACATCCCGATCGACCAGGCGCTCGACCATGTTTTCGGCTATGGCGTCGGCCTCGACATGACCCGGCGCGACCTGCAGGGCGAGGCCAAGAAGCTCGGCCGCCCGTGGGAGATCGGCAAGGCGTTCGAGGCGTCCGCCCCGTGCAGCGAGATCATCCCCGTCACCGAGATCGGCCATCCGAGCCAGGGCCGCGTCTGGATGAAGTGCGACGGCGAGCAGCGGCAGGAGGGCGACCTGAACCAGATGATCTGGAAGGTGCCGGAGATGATCAGCTACCTCTCCGACTACTTCACCCTGGCCGCCGGCGACGTGATCTTCACCGGGACGCCGGCGGGAGTGGGCGGCGTCAAGCGCGGGAACGTGCTGGTCGGCGGCGTCGACGGGGTCACCGAGCTGAACGTCACCGTGGTCTGA
- the speB gene encoding agmatinase has product MDQEELERLRAKYGQLHGGEVFDPTFRKVADTIFSKSGTRLAPYAGMPTFLTAPHRPIDPQDPDFGDLQVALLGVPMDLGVTNRNGSRFGPRALRTIERIGPYNHVLQTAPVTELRVADIGDVPFRSRFSLDLSHEDIEAHVARIVAAGVAPLSVGGDHSISLPILKALGKGRPVGMIHIDAHCDTSGGFDQTKFHHGGPFRQAVLEGVLDPKRVIQIGIRGSAEYLWEFSYDSGMTVIHAEEITGLGMPAVIERARTVAGDGPTYVSFDIDSLDPAFAPGTGTPEIGGLTTREALELLRGLKGLDIVGGDVVEVAPQYDATTNTAQAGAQMLFEILSLMVYSPSIGAKQ; this is encoded by the coding sequence ATGGACCAGGAAGAACTGGAGCGCCTGCGCGCGAAATACGGCCAACTGCACGGCGGCGAGGTGTTCGACCCGACCTTCCGCAAGGTCGCGGACACGATCTTCTCCAAGAGCGGCACGCGGCTCGCCCCCTATGCCGGCATGCCGACCTTCCTGACGGCGCCGCACCGGCCGATCGACCCGCAGGACCCGGATTTCGGCGACCTGCAGGTCGCACTTCTCGGCGTGCCGATGGACCTGGGCGTGACCAATCGCAATGGGTCGCGCTTTGGTCCGCGGGCGTTGCGGACCATCGAGCGGATCGGTCCCTACAACCATGTGCTCCAGACGGCCCCGGTCACCGAACTCCGGGTCGCCGACATCGGCGACGTGCCGTTCCGCAGCCGCTTCAGCCTGGACCTGTCCCACGAGGACATAGAGGCTCATGTGGCGAGGATCGTGGCGGCCGGCGTCGCTCCCCTGTCGGTCGGCGGCGACCATTCCATCTCGCTGCCGATCCTGAAGGCGCTGGGCAAGGGCCGGCCGGTCGGCATGATCCATATCGACGCCCATTGCGACACCAGCGGCGGGTTCGACCAGACGAAGTTCCACCACGGCGGGCCTTTCCGTCAGGCGGTGCTGGAAGGCGTGCTGGACCCGAAGCGGGTGATCCAGATCGGCATCCGGGGTTCGGCCGAGTACCTGTGGGAGTTCTCCTACGACAGCGGCATGACCGTCATCCACGCGGAGGAGATCACCGGCCTCGGCATGCCGGCGGTGATCGAGCGCGCCCGCACGGTGGCCGGCGATGGCCCGACCTATGTCTCCTTCGATATCGACAGCCTGGATCCCGCCTTCGCGCCCGGCACCGGCACGCCCGAGATCGGCGGCCTGACCACCCGCGAGGCGCTGGAACTGCTGCGCGGGCTGAAGGGCCTGGACATCGTCGGCGGCGACGTCGTCGAGGTGGCCCCGCAATACGACGCCACGACCAACACGGCCCAGGCGGGCGCGCAGATGCTGTTCGAGATCCTCAGCCTGATGGTCTATAGCCCGTCGATCGGCGCCAAGCAGTAA